CCTGGTGGTCCGGACGCGAGGAtgtaagcttgcgttgccatgtatcccGCTTCGGCGTTTCGGGATGATATTTCCCCTTGTATCAATcgacatgaaagacatgtcgagattttgaattATGTTGCCTCTCTCGCTtcgggtatattttgcagccgagatattgccctcctccgagcttctctcgtgactatctcccgaagttcccgaTTGTCGACCGAGCTCGCTCGACGCCTCGCTTGACGCGGATGTCGCCTCTTTTCTTCTATTCAGTGGATGCTTTGTTTCTTTTTCCAACTCCCTACTCacacgagcaagtctatattgataggCTTGTAATTCCTCGGCAGTAGCTGTGGTGGTCATTGGTTCCgaaccatccatggctcttgcagCCCTATCCCACGCCGCTATGCGGGAGTTGGACTCTTTCGCGAGGTGAGGTCCCGACATATTTGGTGCCTAAGCCTCTTCCGAGATCAGCGGGAGCGACGTATGGGTTTCCcctatcatcgaaagcctctgacgtctctgGTTCTGCTAGGCTTGCCTCTTCAATTGCAtacacttgatgatattttgagtattgatttttgtcgggattggtgacaccatcataaagattggtgaagacctttccgatgGCAGCAAATTTGTCGATGAAGGCTAGCGACGCCGTCGGAGTCGCCGCTTATAAAGGAGTCCGCAATGACCCGAAGGATGTGTCGTCGAAGATCTTGACGAacttttcgcttgccttggtgtcGATGAAACGTGGCGACGAAAACTCTTCATCACTTGTCGAAAAGTCAGAATCGATCGCTGAAAAtttcgacgagatcggaacttcgagacgataagatcttccttgttgacgctgaatcggaattctccgaacttcataacgatgggctcctccagatacgcacatgcatccaaacgggagggcgggtgaggaataaaatcgactagatcagttttttcctgtttacctcgatccatcgcattgcttgctaccgacgaagtcgacgattctggacgtgccatcgagatcagctccttgcaacctctagatcccacggacggcgccaattgacaaggtattaacttgtcaatgcctacagattgtagactagggtttcgttagatatagagggcaagtagatctcgaaggtttcagccgaaaagtactcgacgatgtaaaaactagggtttgagagacaatgattcgatcctttctgcgtccctcgactcccccttatataggaggcggagccgagggtttcgtattgtacaagttacagagtccgggtaggtttctaactcctcccgcaagattacaaataatgcttcctattacaactctagctttccttaacaatatcttgggcttccgaaccttcttattcttcgggtagtgggccttcagtaaaccccgggtaccatcatcggcaggcccattggggatgcctatgtcactgagCTCTTGGAGTTCTTCGGCCCCTTCTCGCCTATCCAGCGTCCTTGCGACTCTTCTCCAATTGGCTTCGACATCTCTCGTCTGCCTCTAGAGGGTTGCTCCTTTACTGCCGGATGCGGTTGATGACAAGGTTGCTTTCCCTGAGGGTGAGGGTCTACAGAGCCCAATCCCTGATGATGTCGAGGGCTTTGGGTTGGCTGAGTTTTTTGTTGAAGCTTCTGTCTCTCTTTCGGTTGAGCGCTCGAGGCTTGAGGCGGCTGAACATGATGATGTGGTTGATGTGTTGGCAGCTCCCTTGGTGCCTTTTGTTGAAGATCCTGAGGTGGCCGACTCCACCAAGCTTTGTGATTTCTTGGCCAACCTGGCTTCAAAAAGCGGGCGCTCATGTCGCCCTTGTGTGAGTCTTTGGAGGAGAACCCTGCTGCCAGTGTCGTCGTTCCTGAAACCGTGCCTGCGGAGGACATCCAAGTTGATCCCGGGGATCCCGCTGCTGACAAGCTCAATGCCTTCTTGTCATCGGTTTTTCGACCAGTGCCTCCGCCTATCCTTGCTTCGCCGCCCTCTAGGCCGGTCCGTGCTCCTAAAGAGGTGGCCACCATGCCTCGTCGGAGTGGTCGCATCGAGAACAGAAGCAATTGCAGAAGGATGCTACATCTCAGGAGTTGCTCGCACGTGTTTTGGGCATCTTGAAAGAGAACGCTGAGTTCGATGACAACGCCCTTGCTGCCTTCATTGACAAGTTTAAGACCCCTTTGTCGTCTCGTTCCATCACGATGCTTGGCTCCCTTCTGAAGAATGTGGAGAAGGTGAAAAGGCCCAAGAGCAACAAGGTTGGCACCAAGAAGGTTGTTGAGATTACATGATGGATGCACTTCATGCAACCTTCATGTCGATTTGTTGAATATGTAGCACTTTGTCGTTGATAGGTTGTTCAATCTTGTTGTGTTGTTGTTTTAGATTTTGGGAGTAGTCCGCGTGTCGGAGGTACTTTATGTATAGTTTTCGATCCGGTTTTCCTCATAAACTGGATCAGAGCTCCTGGCGtttgctccaaaaaaaaaaagcCCTTTGAAACACATGACTAAAAATATACGAAAAATACGAGAACATAAGACTGAAATGTCATGGCTTGTCAAGTTCTAGAGTAAACAGAATTCGTTCGCAGACGTGACCCTAGATTTTTCATAAAAGTGTAGGAATTTGAAAAGGGTGGAGGCAAGACAAATAATTTTCCCACCAGATCTCATGTTATAATCTCCAAAGTTATAGATCAAATCACGGTACAATCTCGTTTGTACAATCCAAAGGTCTtctaagaaacaaaaaaaaatcgtCAAATATGCTTCAGTCTAAAGAGGGCTTCTCTGCAGTACTATTGCCTTCTAGGTGTAATGTCTACTCCTATCTGAATTCAGCTTCCTCGGAGATGGATAAAGAGAAATCAGAATGCTCGTACCATAACTGGTCTCATTTACAAACAAGATAGCTCTGAATCTACTTCTGTGTCACTCATATCCCCAAATCGATAGAAATGATTCCATCCGTTTATGATATCAGTCGTAGACATCTGAAATCTACGAAGAGAGAATGCTCCAACTTACAGTTGTGCCAACGTGAGAGCATTGCAAAAATGATGAATAATGCATTTCCAACCTGGGTTCACGTGCACCCAGGTTCAACTGGGGCTTTTCCTCCCTGCTATCCTCTATAATATTACACAGTCAAGTTTAAAGATCACACTTAATCATCTAAGACATCTTAGAGAACGATCAATGAAAAAACATGTAAACTACATTTGCTTATTCCCACATTCTGGTGCAGCGTGTCACAGAAAATTCTAGTTTGAGTCTGATAACTAAAGATCCTCATTCAGCATGCAATCTAGCATTGCACAACAGTATTACTCACCAGCTATCTCTTGTGGTGCCAATAAAATAATGGTCAGTTGATGCAGAAGCTGTGGGGTGGCGATTTTGGGTCAAATTTAGGACCAGCAGCACAACATAGCTGGCCTGCGCCAAAACTCGAAGAATAGGTGTGCCATGGGTAATCACCAGATTTAGGATTGAAGAGGTATCGCTACTTGGCTCAACAGTTTCTTCTCCAGAACCTAATTGGGTAGCCAACCCCACACTCATGCCACAAGGTTCAAGGAAGAGGAATTCTGGCTGGGTCGATCATGTCTTTTCCTTCAAAATGAAACAATAACATCATAAATACATCCAGAATTATCTTAGTAATATTTATTTCACTAGGTAAACTTTCCAAACATACTAAAAAATGATATCTTATAAGAAAATACATTTTTAGGAATTATTTGAAATTTCTTTTTAATTCAAAAGATCAAGAAGTCTAGCTGAATATAACCCTCAGTAAAATTATTCTAAAACTTAGTTTGCATAACAGCAGAATATGCATATGGGCACGATAACCTTTTTAAAAACAACTGAGATATAagcaatggtaaaaccgcaaaatCATATGTTCCATCAGTTGAGTCAAAAGTTCAGCCAATCCGTAGTAAGTATGGAAGAAAATTGATGAACAACTATTTTGTTCAACATGGCATTGCCAAAAGCAATATATGTTAACGAAAATAGAATATTATTTGAAATGATAATTCAGCGTTGGGATTGTAGTTACTTGAACAATAAAGAACGGGAATACCTAAAGTTCAGAAACCCACTTGCCAGCGGTTGTATGCAATTATAGCATAGGGTTATCTCATGTTTCTTCTGACCTAAAATGAAGCCAAATAAAGTCCATAGTATAACTTAACTGAATGGTTGCATGACATTCTTAATTATTGGCCTCTATTTATCAGAAATACAGTTTCCTTGATACAATAAAAGTACATATGTACATATGACATCTACTAAATGACAAGAAAAAAAATATTGCTATCTCCCCAAAAGATCTGTATGAAAAGATGTGAACTGGAGGTATTaccttgaattttttttgggaagtGACCTCGGCCTTTCATAACCAACTTTGGAAACACTCTTTGCATCATCATCTGACATATTTTCCACATTGCTGTCACTCTCCTCATTCTCTTCTCGTCTCTGCCTTGTTTGTTGTCTTGATTCAGGCTTCCAGGATGCCTTGGCAAGTGACTTGCCAAGCAAATCAGCAATATTTACTGCCATTTCCTCAGCTTTCTGCGCATGAGGAAAGTTATCTTCCTCAAAATGGTGTGACAGCCACAAATACATAGACAGGACCTGGTGCTTGGTCTCGAGGTCCAGAAGTTCAGTGTCATTCGTTGCAGAACCTCTGGGCATTCCCATCGCGATGCTAACACGGCGGCTCTTGCTATAATGAGTAGCAAATCTCAGAAGATGGTACATGGCTTTTGGATCCCTTATATTAACTGGTGCAAAACAAAAACTGTAGCGATCCTTGAGGGAGAGGCCCTGGACCCTCTCAAGCATATTAGCAACCTTCTTGATGCTATCCTGCTGGCACATGAAGTACGTGTTGTCGATGCGGCAATTATCACTGAACTTATCCAACAATTCAGTGAAAGTAAGATCAGGGAACTGGCTGGCGAACATTTCCACCTGTTCAAAGCAAGGGAAAAGGCCGATTTTCTTTGCCTCCTCAAACGGCTGTTGCAGGCACTCTATTAAATATTCCAAATCATCCAGCAAGAAAGTGGTCGTGAGCCCATCTGGATAAACACTGCCCCTCCGGCCAGCACGCCCAGCAATCTGTTTCACCTGCGAAGCAGCAACTGGTACCATTCTGTCCCCATTGTATTTCGACAGGCTATAGAACACAACTCTCCTAATGTTGAGGTTGAGGCCCATGCCAACGGCATCACTCGCTACAAGCACATCGTACTCGTTATCCTGTTCGTTGAATAGCTTTGCTTGCTGGCGCCGTGTCTCTGGCGGCAAGGCTCCATATATAACACAGCACTTGTGCTTGGTGAATTTCTCGATTGCCAGCTTCACCTCAAATATCTCTCTGCGGGAGAAGGCAACAATGCAGTCACCGGCACGGACATTCTTGAGGTCGCCCAGGAGCGACTTTGCCTCGACGACAAGTGGCTTGAACCGCTCATACTGATGCACCTCCAAATCATCCCCAGTATCCGCACAAACCTTGCGGACAATCTTGAGAACGCTAGGGTCACCACAGAGATGTATCTCGTCCGCCTTGAGCCCGAGAACAGCACGCGTCCACGCGTAGCCCCTGGTAGGGTCAGCCATCATCTGTATCTCGTCGACCACGGCGACCTCGTAGAGGTCCTCGGTGGACAGCATCTCGATGGTGCAGGTGACGTGGTTGGCGAAGGGCACCTCCTTGACCTCCTGGCCGGTGCGGAGGGTGCAGTAGACGCCGAGCGCGTTGACCTTGTCGAAGACCTCCATGGCGAGGAGCCGGAGCGGGCTGCAGTAGACGCCGGACCTGGCGGCGCTGAAGCGGGCGAGCGCGTTGTGCGTCTTGCCGCTGTTGGTGGGCCCGCAGTGGTAGACCACCCGCCGGCGCATGGCGCGCGCGAAGGGGTACCAGGTGTGCGGCGCCGTGAGGTCGGCCGCGGCCATGACGGACTTGTTCTGCCGCAGCTCGTCCGCGTGGTTGGTGACGCAGTACTCGGTGAATGCCTGGAGGAGGAGCGCGTGCGCGTCCTCGGCCGGGAGGGAGAGGAGCCGGTCGGCGGATTCCTGGGAGAGGCGCGGGGGCAGGAAGTGGCGGAAGTGGCGCGCGTAGGTGGGGAACGCGGACGCCGGGATGTAGAGCGCCAGGGCCTGGTCCGCCATGGTGGGGTTCTTGGCGAAGTCGCGGGTGAGCGCCACCACGTCGTCCCACGTGGCCTTTGGGAGGCGGGACGAGCCGGCGGCGGGCTCGGCGGTGGAGAGCTCGTGCCATAGCTGCTTCGGGTCCAGGGGAGGGAGGTTCCGGTCAGGGTCGGCGGGTGCGTCGGAGGAGaagaggcggtggcggtggtggggtgGGATCCATGGGGATGTGGGTTGGGGCGCGGGGCGTtggaggtgggagaagatggggaggagaaggcggcggtatGGGGAGGAGGTGGAGCGGCGGATTAGCACGGCGGCGATGGTGGCGGCCATGGGTGGATTGCGTTACGAGGCGTCGGCGGCCGGCGGCATTGGTTGCGGGAGGAAGAAGGGGAGGCGGCGCGCGACAGGCGGTAAAGATGGGCCGAAATGGGCTACGAGGAGCGCATGGTGGGTAGGGATGTAAACGGATCGGATCGGATCGGATATTGCTCTTACCATATCCTTTATCATATTTTTGTAACGGATTCGGATCGGAGCGGATAATGGTCGGATGCGGATTCGGATGCGGATTATATCGGATTACGGATATGGAGCGGATTCGGACCGGACTCGGATCGGAAGCGgattattaagaaaatatacgcaTAAAAACATAAAAGTATATTTTTTATGTAAAATACGTTTGTAATTATAGACTATAGTTAAATGTACACACGTATTCGTACAACAAAACAAATTGCTTCTTAATAGCATACATATTTTGGCTGATGAACTAACTATATTGTCTAAATATTTAGGGTTGGGCTAATTTTCTCGGATTATCCTCTTTGTGGACCTCggataatccacaaaaaatggCGGATAATCCTTATCCGTCGGATAGTATCAATACCATATCCTCTACCGTATCCGCCGGATATTCTCTTGATCACTATCCGCATCCGTATCCATATCCGGCGGATTTCTAAAAATGCATACCATATCCTCAAAAACGGATACGGATGCGGATTCGGAGCGGAAATTATCCGTATCATTTACATCCCTAATGGTGGGACGCGAATGCACGTGGGCTTTAACGAAACCCTCGGTCGCGGGGCGTAGACTTCGTGGAGAACCTATCCAGGCGTACTGATTACTCCACAAGGGATTTCGTATAAAAAAAATAACTCCACAAGTAAAAAAAAGAAAATCTAGACGTTTTTGGTCCGGTGGTGGCTCAGGGTGCAAGTGGGACAACAAGCGGGGGCCCGCATATGTGCCGCATGGGCCCGCAATTGGTAAACAGGATGCCGCAACAGCCTGCAAACACTGAACGCATTAAAGTGGGCCCCCGCCTAGAGCCCGCAAACCGTGCGCACATCTGAAGGATCTTGCCGAACTCCTCCTCGGCGTTGACGCCCTCGTGGATGAGCAGCGTGGCGTCGCCGACGATGAGGTCGCGGCCACCGCCCTCGCCCCAGTCGAGGCCGCGCTCGGTGCACCACCAGTACTCCTCGAGGGTATCGCCATTCCATGCGAAGAGGGCGGCCGAGTCGCGCGCGATGGCGGCGACGACGTGGTCCTGCGTGGAGAAGATGTGCAGCAGATACCAATGCCCCGGCGACGACAGCAGATACCAACGCGACGGCCAATGCCATTGCCATGCTCCAAGCAATCGCTCCAGCACCTTGCACGCATCCGGCGCCGCGCCATTGCATCGcgctcctccgcctccacctcgcaGCCCCCTCCATCGCCGTCGCCAAGCAGATCCACGCGCGCGCGCTCCGTGCGGCCGGCGTGCCCCTCTCCCACCCTCTCCTCGCCAAGCACCTCCTCTTCCACCTCGCCTCCCTCCGCGCCGGCGCCGCCCCGCTCCGCTACGCCGTCGCCATCCTCACCCGCCTCCTCCCGGAACCCGACCCCTTCTCCCTCAACACCGTGCTCCGCATCGCCGCGTCCCGCCCCCGCGTCGTGCTCGAGCTCCACCGCCGTCGCCTCGCGCCGCCCGACACGCACACCTACCCGCCGCTGCTCCAGGCCTGCGCACGCCTCCTCTCCCTCCGCTACGGGGAGAGCCTCCACGCCGAGGCCGCCAAGAACGGCCTCGCGGCGCTCGTCTTCGTCAAGAACTCCCTCGTCCACCTCTACGGCGCGTGCGGCCTGTTCGAGAGCGCCCACAGGGTGTTCGACGAGGTCTTCTCCACAGAGAGCGCCATGGCTGGGAAGGGGTTGGTAGCTCCACCACATCTGCAGGACATGCGGGCTCGTaagtgggccttttgactcgccgCTTAATCCAACTTAATTAATCGTATCTACTGCGGGCGTCCGCGCACGGTTATTTGAGGAGCGGGCTCTGGGCCGCCGCAGACAGCCCACGTCCGTTTGCACCCTGAGTGGTGGCCAAGTTCTGGCTAGCCCCCTGTCATCTAAGTGAAGTCTATTGATGAATGGCAGTTTAAGCTAATtagagaaggaggaagaagtaGATAGCTGCATTGCCTAGTGATTAGGTCTAGTTGATGACAACAAAGGTATATTGAAAATTGACGTTGATTATTATCGATCTTTGTTTGGTCATGAGGATAAATTAGATATTGATCTGGTGGAAGGCTTCTGGCAAGAATGTGATCTAGTTCCTGATGAGCATCATGGAATATTCAATGCTGACTTTTCTGAATAAGAAGTGAAAGAGGTTGTTTTTAGCTTATATGATAAAGGGGGCCTATCGTCCCAGATGGTTTCTCTTTCCTTTTTATCAACATTTTGGGATCTTGTTAAACCTAATTTGATGGCAATCTTAAACAACTGGAATGAAGGGCTAGATTTATTTAGATTAAAAATTTCCCTTTTGACCTTAATAACAAAAGAGGTTGATGTTATAACTATATAGAAACTCGGGCCTATAGCTTTAACTAATTGCAGTTTTAAGATATTTCCAAGTGTGCAACCAATAGGTTGGGTGTTGTGACTGAAAGTTTGATTTCTCCAGATCAGACAGCTTTTATAAAAGGAAGATACCTTTGGGAGAGTGTTGTGTGTGCATATGTGGTCAATCTAGGTTTATTTTAAAACTTGATTATGAAAAAGCCTATGCTAGAGTAAAGATATTTTATGCTAAAATTGATGGAAAAAAGAGGCTTTGGCCCTAAATGGTTGTCTATCATTAGAAGCTTGTTACATACTGGATCTGTGGGGGTTAATGAATGATGACAATGATGATTTCTTCCTAACCGACATGGGAGTTAAACAAGGAGTCCCATCTCCCCCATTTTGTTTAACTTTATGGATGATGTTCTTACTAATAATCAGATTGTTGGCTTGATGCAAAGTATGAATAACATTGGTGTCATTAGCATGTAGTATGTTGTTGACACCCCCCCCTTTTCTTGGATAATTATTTAAATATTGCTATTAACTTGAAGTGGATATTATCTTGTTTTGAACAAATGTGTGGGGATGCACATCGATTTTCATAAGCGCAGATGTTTGCTCAAACCTTAAGTTGTAAGTTGGGGCAATTTCCTTTAGGGTGCCCTTGCATCGTAGTAAGTTAAGAAAAGAGGATTGAGAGGCAGGCTTCTTAACCATCCTACGAAATTACAGATGATCGGAAATGTCTTGTTTAGCATTCCTTTGTATTTGTTAAGTGTCATTAAATTTTCCAAGTGGGCTCTCTTTTTAAATTCCCAAATGGCTCATTGCCTTTGGGATAATTATAAGTACCATCTAGCTAACTGGGGTTTACTGTCACAATAGAAATAATTTGGGAGCCTTGGTATCCCAGATTTAGCTGAGATGAATCTATGTCTCATTGCTTCTTGGATTAAGAGGTATATCATAGATGACAATAAACCTTGGAAGAAAAAACATTGAACATAAAATATATAGTTGATAACCCAAAAAAAAAATTCTTGTTCTGTCATTGGTGTTCCCCCTTTTTTGAAGGGTGACCTATGGGCTGCTAAAGCTGCTAAAATGGGGTATCATTGGAGAGTTGGGAATGGCGGGAAAGTTAAGTTTTGAGAGGTCCATGGTTCGGGACATGTAGTCTAGCCATCCAATAATGAAAAATGAATTATCTAGTTAATGAACAAAACTGCACTATTGTTGATCTGTGGGATGGAGGGCAACTTAGAGTTACTTTTAGGAGATGCTTTGATCATAGTCTTATACTACAGTGGTATGAAATTGTTCGAATTTCTCAAACTCTTCGGATTACTGAAGAGGATGATGCTCTCATCTGGATGTGGGATCCTAATGGAATTTATAGTGTGAAATCAATGTATGTTATCATTAATTTTAGGAGGGGGGTCCAAACTGTTTGGAGTTTAAaaattaccccccccccccccccaaatgcATTTCTTTCTTTGGTTATTGTGGCAAAACAGGGTCCCCATGAGAGATAACCTTGTTAAGAGGCAGCTAGTTGATGACTTGACCAATGTTTTTGCACTGAACCTAAGTCTTGCAACCATTTGTTCTTTGAATGTGTTGTTGCATCTGCTGCCTGGTCAGAGATTAGGAAGATCTTGAACATTAGCTCTACATCTTTGACTTATGTTAATATTTCTGACTTATGGAACAATAACAAAAAAACATATGGTGCCTAATATGATAAATGCTGGAATTATGTAGATTATCTGGTTAGTTAGAAATGACATATGTTTCTATCAAAATCCATGGTTTGGAATGCAGGTGATATGGAGAAGAGTATCTTACACTCTTGCTCAATGGATCATTCTTCTAAAAGAGGTGGAAAAAAGGAAGGTTGTTGGGGGTGGTGAGCACTATGGAGGCATTAGAACGTGTTCCACCGTTGTTGTGGCCGAAGTCTGGTTGACACCTAAGAAGAGGGCACAGACGGAGATGTAGGTGATGGTGCAGAAGCAGCTCCGCGAGGATGATAAAGCATTGAAGATCACAACATCAGACATAGCGAGAACTTTGGAGGCGAACACATTGATGTTTGTTGGAGATGGAGAAGGCTTCAGATTGATGCCTAGGCCTTAGTCATCTTTAGTTAACGTTGGTTTTAGGTTCTCAATAGTGTTCGATGCTTTTGGACAAAAGTTGGGTGTTGTGTTGTTCAAGCTACCTTAGTTTCTTCATGAGGAGCTAGAAGAATGTTGTAAGTTTGAAAGGTTTCAGAAATGGAACTAGGGTTGAGCCCTTTTCATCTAAAAAAATATATGGTTTTATATGTAAAAATCAAAAGTTTTAAATTTCTTGATAGGATATACCATGATAactatgaaggagatatgccctagaggcaataataaagtggttattatttatatctttatgtttatgataaatgtttatatatcatgctataattgtattaaccgaaacattagtacatgtgtgatatgtagacaaacaaagagtccctagtatgcctcttaactagcttgttgattaatagatgattagtttcataatcatgaacattggatgttattaataacaaggttatgtcattatatgaatgatgtaatggacacacccaattaagcgtagcataagatctcgtcattaagttatttgctataagctttcgatacatagttacctagtccttatgaccatgagatcatgtaaatcacttataccggaaaggtactttgattacaccaaacgccactgcgtaaatgggtggttataaaggt
This region of Lolium perenne isolate Kyuss_39 chromosome 2, Kyuss_2.0, whole genome shotgun sequence genomic DNA includes:
- the LOC127335116 gene encoding ATP-dependent RNA helicase SUV3L, mitochondrial isoform X1, translating into MAATIAAVLIRRSTSSPYRRLLLPIFSHLQRPAPQPTSPWIPPHHRHRLFSSDAPADPDRNLPPLDPKQLWHELSTAEPAAGSSRLPKATWDDVVALTRDFAKNPTMADQALALYIPASAFPTYARHFRHFLPPRLSQESADRLLSLPAEDAHALLLQAFTEYCVTNHADELRQNKSVMAAADLTAPHTWYPFARAMRRRVVYHCGPTNSGKTHNALARFSAARSGVYCSPLRLLAMEVFDKVNALGVYCTLRTGQEVKEVPFANHVTCTIEMLSTEDLYEVAVVDEIQMMADPTRGYAWTRAVLGLKADEIHLCGDPSVLKIVRKVCADTGDDLEVHQYERFKPLVVEAKSLLGDLKNVRAGDCIVAFSRREIFEVKLAIEKFTKHKCCVIYGALPPETRRQQAKLFNEQDNEYDVLVASDAVGMGLNLNIRRVVFYSLSKYNGDRMVPVAASQVKQIAGRAGRRGSVYPDGLTTTFLLDDLEYLIECLQQPFEEAKKIGLFPCFEQVEMFASQFPDLTFTELLDKFSDNCRIDNTYFMCQQDSIKKVANMLERVQGLSLKDRYSFCFAPVNIRDPKAMYHLLRFATHYSKSRRVSIAMGMPRGSATNDTELLDLETKHQVLSMYLWLSHHFEEDNFPHAQKAEEMAVNIADLLGKSLAKASWKPESRQQTRQRREENEESDSNVENMSDDDAKSVSKVGYERPRSLPKKNSRKRHDRPSQNSSSLNLVA
- the LOC127335116 gene encoding ATP-dependent RNA helicase SUV3L, mitochondrial isoform X2 translates to MAATIAAVLIRRSTSSPYRRLLLPIFSHLQRPAPQPTSPWIPPHHRHRLFSSDAPADPDRNLPPLDPKQLWHELSTAEPAAGSSRLPKATWDDVVALTRDFAKNPTMADQALALYIPASAFPTYARHFRHFLPPRLSQESADRLLSLPAEDAHALLLQAFTEYCVTNHADELRQNKSVMAAADLTAPHTWYPFARAMRRRVVYHCGPTNSGKTHNALARFSAARSGVYCSPLRLLAMEVFDKVNALGVYCTLRTGQEVKEVPFANHVTCTIEMLSTEDLYEVAVVDEIQMMADPTRGYAWTRAVLGLKADEIHLCGDPSVLKIVRKVCADTGDDLEVHQYERFKPLVVEAKSLLGDLKNVRAGDCIVAFSRREIFEVKLAIEKFTKHKCCVIYGALPPETRRQQAKLFNEQDNEYDVLVASDAVGMGLNLNIRRVVFYSLSKYNGDRMVPVAASQVKQIAGRAGRRGSVYPDGLTTTFLLDDLEYLIECLQQPFEEAKKIGLFPCFEQVEMFASQFPDLTFTELLDKFSDNCRIDNTYFMCQQDSIKKVANMLERVQGLSLKDRYSFCFAPVNIRDPKAMYHLLRFATHYSKSRRVSIAMGMPRGSATNDTELLDLETKHQVLSMYLWLSHHFEEDNFPHAQKAEEMAVNIADLLGKSLAKASWKPESRQQTRQRREENEESDSNVENMSDDDAKSVSKVGYERPRSLPKKNSRSEET
- the LOC127329198 gene encoding pentatricopeptide repeat-containing protein At4g21065-like, whose product is MLQAIAPAPCTHPAPRHCIALLRLHLAAPSIAVAKQIHARALRAAGVPLSHPLLAKHLLFHLASLRAGAAPLRYAVAILTRLLPEPDPFSLNTVLRIAASRPRVVLELHRRRLAPPDTHTYPPLLQACARLLSLRYGESLHAEAAKNGLAALVFVKNSLVHLYGACGLFESAHRVFDEVFSTESAMAGKGLVAPPHLQDMRARKWAF